In Nocardia sp. NBC_01327, the genomic stretch AGGATTCGGCCACCTCGGCGCATACCCGCCGCAGGAACTTCTCGGCCTCCGGATGCGCCGAATACTCCAGCGTCGAAACCGCTTGGCCGCCATCGTGATTGCGCACCATACCGGTGAAGACCACGACCGCGCCGTGCTCCGGCCCGAGTACCGCCTTCTCGACCTCGGCCGGGTCGAGCGGCTGATCGCTGATCCAGGCGCGCAGTTCGCCGCTGTCACTCATGGCTGCCTCCTCCGGCCACCTGGGCCAGCAGATGTTCGAGAAGTGGTTCCAGCACCGCGATTCCGTCCTTCACCCCACCCGGCGAGCCCGGCAGATTGACGATCACCGTGCGCCGGGACAGTCCGGCAACACCCCGGCTCAGTGCCGCGAGTGGGAATTTCGCGGTGCCACGCTGCCGGATCGCCTCGGCAATGCCGGGCAATTCCCGATCCAGCACGGCGAGAGTCGCCTCCGGCGTCGCATCGGTGGGCGACGCCCCGGTGCCGCCGGTGCTGATCACCAGCGCGGGCTCGCCCGCCAGTGCTTCCGACAACCCGTCCGCGATATCGGCATCGGCGGAAATCAGCGGCCCCCGCACCGAGAACCCCTGTTCCTCGAGCCATTTCACGAGCACCGGCCCGGTGGTGTCCACCCGCGTACCCGCCGCCGCACCGCTCGATGCGACAACCACGGCCGCCGTCCGCCCCGCACCCGCAGCACCCGCCGAAACGACCGTCGAGTTGGCAGTCCCGCCCGCAGCCTCTGTCACCCCGGTCACCGTGTTCACCGGATCGGTCGCAGAGTTTGCGGTGGTGCTGGAACTCCCCGACTGGGTGGTGTCGGCGTGATGGTCGTGCCCGGCCTGATCTGCGGACTGTGAAACCTCGTCCGTCCGGACCCAATGTCCGTGCTTGCCACCATCTTTGGTGAGCACCCGTACCCCGTGCAGGGAGGCCGACGGATCGACCGCCTTGATCATGTCGTGCAGGGTGAGCCCGGCGACCGCGACCGCGGTGAGCGCCTCCATCTCGACCCCGGTGGGCCCCTTGGTCTTCGCGACGGCCTCGATGGTGATCGTGGAATCGGTGAACCCGAAGCTCACATTCACCGAGGAGAGCGCCAGCTGATGGCACAGCGGAATCAGCTCGGACGTCTTCTTCGCGCCATTGATGCCGGCCAGTCGCGCGGTGGTCAGCACATCGGCCTTGGGCATCCCGTCGGCGCGCACCAGCCGCACCACCTCCGCGGTGGTGTGCAGCTCACCGGCCGCAACCGCGACCCGTGCCGTGTCCGCCTTCGCACTCACATCGACCATGCGAGCGCGACCTTCCCGGTCGACGTGGGACAACTCACTCATAACTCCAGCCTGGCACAGCCGTCCCCGCGAGGTCGCGCGG encodes the following:
- a CDS encoding molybdenum cofactor biosynthesis protein MoaE, which encodes MSDSGELRAWISDQPLDPAEVEKAVLGPEHGAVVVFTGMVRNHDGGQAVSTLEYSAHPEAEKFLRRVCAEVAESSGLPVAAVHRIGPLAIGDLAIAVAVAAPHRAEAFTTCATLVDRIKHEVPIWKRQQFADGLSEWVNACG
- the moaCB gene encoding bifunctional molybdenum cofactor biosynthesis protein MoaC/MoaB encodes the protein MSELSHVDREGRARMVDVSAKADTARVAVAAGELHTTAEVVRLVRADGMPKADVLTTARLAGINGAKKTSELIPLCHQLALSSVNVSFGFTDSTITIEAVAKTKGPTGVEMEALTAVAVAGLTLHDMIKAVDPSASLHGVRVLTKDGGKHGHWVRTDEVSQSADQAGHDHHADTTQSGSSSTTANSATDPVNTVTGVTEAAGGTANSTVVSAGAAGAGRTAAVVVASSGAAAGTRVDTTGPVLVKWLEEQGFSVRGPLISADADIADGLSEALAGEPALVISTGGTGASPTDATPEATLAVLDRELPGIAEAIRQRGTAKFPLAALSRGVAGLSRRTVIVNLPGSPGGVKDGIAVLEPLLEHLLAQVAGGGSHE